In the genome of Meles meles chromosome 16, mMelMel3.1 paternal haplotype, whole genome shotgun sequence, one region contains:
- the ANKRD23 gene encoding ankyrin repeat domain-containing protein 23 isoform X1, producing the protein MDIISIQQLVCGDRVGSKVLGCGHGVPDPGGGPGAWRPGAQEAMAREQWKLEEEKKKKLERFNSSRLNLETLTDLENLVQRRREKRLKRRVPPRAPESMVKPQPQAQPESVDLEMFLKAAAENQEALIDKYLTDGGDPNAHDKLHRTALHWACLKGHGQLVNKLLEAGAAVDARDLLDRTPMFWACRGGHLDVLKQLLNQGAQVNARDKIWSTPLHVAVRTRHCDCLEHLIACGAHIDAQDKEGDTGLHEAVRLGHYKAMKVLLLYGAQLGVRNAASVTPVELARDWQRGIREALQAHVGHPRTRS; encoded by the exons ATGGATATCATCAGCATCCAGCAGTTG GTATGTGGAGACAGGGTTGGAAGTAAAGTGTTGGGATGTGGACATGGAGTTCCTGATCCTGGAGGTGGGCCCGGGGCCTGGAGGCCGGGAGCCCAAGAGGCCATGGCCCGGGAGCAGTGGAAactggaagaagagaagaagaagaaa CTTGAGAGATTTAACAGCTCCAGACTCAATCTGGAGACACTGACTGACTTGGAAAACTTGGTTCAAAGACGGAGAGAAAAGCGACTGAAACGCAGAGTCCCCCCCAGGGCACCTGAGTCCATGGTTAAG ccgcagccccaggcccagccgGAGTCTGTGGACCTGGAGATGTTCCTGAAGGCAGCTGCAGAGAACCAGGAGGCCTTGATTGACAAGTACCTGACAGATGGAGGGGACCCCAATGCCCATGACAAG CTGCACCGCACAGCCTTGCACTGGGCCTGTCTGAAGGGTCACGGCCAGCTGGTGAACAAGCTGCTGGAGGCAGGTGCCGCTGTGGACGCTCGAGACTTG CTGGACAGGACACCCATGTTCTGGGCCTGCCGTGGAGGACACCTGGACGTCCTCAAACAGCTGCTTAACCAGGGAGCCCAGGTCAACGCCCGGGACAAG ATTTGGAGCACCCCCCTGCACGTGGCCGTGCGCACGCGACACTGTGACTGCCTGGAGCATCTCATTGCGTGTGGCGCCCACATCGATGCCCAGGACAAG GAAGGGGACACAGGTCTGCACGAGGCGGTGCGGCTCGGCCACTACAAGGCCATGAAGGTGCTGCTACTCTATGGAGCCCAGCTGGGTGTGCGGAACGCG GCTTCAGTGACCCCAGTGGAGCTGGCACGAGACTGGCAGCGGGGCATCCGGGAAGCACTGCAGGCCCATGTGGGCCACCCTCGCACTCGGTCTTAG
- the ANKRD23 gene encoding ankyrin repeat domain-containing protein 23 isoform X3, protein MAREQWKLEEEKKKKLERFNSSRLNLETLTDLENLVQRRREKRLKRRVPPRAPESMVKPQPQAQPESVDLEMFLKAAAENQEALIDKYLTDGGDPNAHDKLHRTALHWACLKGHGQLVNKLLEAGAAVDARDLLDRTPMFWACRGGHLDVLKQLLNQGAQVNARDKIWSTPLHVAVRTRHCDCLEHLIACGAHIDAQDKEGDTGLHEAVRLGHYKAMKVLLLYGAQLGVRNAASVTPVELARDWQRGIREALQAHVGHPRTRS, encoded by the exons ATGGCCCGGGAGCAGTGGAAactggaagaagagaagaagaagaaa CTTGAGAGATTTAACAGCTCCAGACTCAATCTGGAGACACTGACTGACTTGGAAAACTTGGTTCAAAGACGGAGAGAAAAGCGACTGAAACGCAGAGTCCCCCCCAGGGCACCTGAGTCCATGGTTAAG ccgcagccccaggcccagccgGAGTCTGTGGACCTGGAGATGTTCCTGAAGGCAGCTGCAGAGAACCAGGAGGCCTTGATTGACAAGTACCTGACAGATGGAGGGGACCCCAATGCCCATGACAAG CTGCACCGCACAGCCTTGCACTGGGCCTGTCTGAAGGGTCACGGCCAGCTGGTGAACAAGCTGCTGGAGGCAGGTGCCGCTGTGGACGCTCGAGACTTG CTGGACAGGACACCCATGTTCTGGGCCTGCCGTGGAGGACACCTGGACGTCCTCAAACAGCTGCTTAACCAGGGAGCCCAGGTCAACGCCCGGGACAAG ATTTGGAGCACCCCCCTGCACGTGGCCGTGCGCACGCGACACTGTGACTGCCTGGAGCATCTCATTGCGTGTGGCGCCCACATCGATGCCCAGGACAAG GAAGGGGACACAGGTCTGCACGAGGCGGTGCGGCTCGGCCACTACAAGGCCATGAAGGTGCTGCTACTCTATGGAGCCCAGCTGGGTGTGCGGAACGCG GCTTCAGTGACCCCAGTGGAGCTGGCACGAGACTGGCAGCGGGGCATCCGGGAAGCACTGCAGGCCCATGTGGGCCACCCTCGCACTCGGTCTTAG
- the ANKRD23 gene encoding ankyrin repeat domain-containing protein 23 isoform X2, with amino-acid sequence MDIISIQQLVCGDRVGSKVLGCGHGVPDPGGGPGAWRPGAQEAMAREQWKLEEEKKKKLERFNSSRLNLETLTDLENLVQRRREKRLKRRVPPRAPESMVKPQPQAQPESVDLEMFLKAAAENQEALIDKYLTDGGDPNAHDKLHRTALHWACLKGHGQLVNKLLEAGAAVDARDLLDRTPMFWACRGGHLDVLKQLLNQGAQVNARDKEGDTGLHEAVRLGHYKAMKVLLLYGAQLGVRNAASVTPVELARDWQRGIREALQAHVGHPRTRS; translated from the exons ATGGATATCATCAGCATCCAGCAGTTG GTATGTGGAGACAGGGTTGGAAGTAAAGTGTTGGGATGTGGACATGGAGTTCCTGATCCTGGAGGTGGGCCCGGGGCCTGGAGGCCGGGAGCCCAAGAGGCCATGGCCCGGGAGCAGTGGAAactggaagaagagaagaagaagaaa CTTGAGAGATTTAACAGCTCCAGACTCAATCTGGAGACACTGACTGACTTGGAAAACTTGGTTCAAAGACGGAGAGAAAAGCGACTGAAACGCAGAGTCCCCCCCAGGGCACCTGAGTCCATGGTTAAG ccgcagccccaggcccagccgGAGTCTGTGGACCTGGAGATGTTCCTGAAGGCAGCTGCAGAGAACCAGGAGGCCTTGATTGACAAGTACCTGACAGATGGAGGGGACCCCAATGCCCATGACAAG CTGCACCGCACAGCCTTGCACTGGGCCTGTCTGAAGGGTCACGGCCAGCTGGTGAACAAGCTGCTGGAGGCAGGTGCCGCTGTGGACGCTCGAGACTTG CTGGACAGGACACCCATGTTCTGGGCCTGCCGTGGAGGACACCTGGACGTCCTCAAACAGCTGCTTAACCAGGGAGCCCAGGTCAACGCCCGGGACAAG GAAGGGGACACAGGTCTGCACGAGGCGGTGCGGCTCGGCCACTACAAGGCCATGAAGGTGCTGCTACTCTATGGAGCCCAGCTGGGTGTGCGGAACGCG GCTTCAGTGACCCCAGTGGAGCTGGCACGAGACTGGCAGCGGGGCATCCGGGAAGCACTGCAGGCCCATGTGGGCCACCCTCGCACTCGGTCTTAG